Sequence from the Candidatus Zixiibacteriota bacterium genome:
TCAAGCCGCAATGAGTCGCCGAATCCATCGGATTTTATAATTTTGCCCCGGCCAAAAGTGGGATGTGAGACAAGCCGCCCGATTTTCATCGTTTCATTCTCATCGTATTCATAATGCACACCCGTTTTGACCACACGCTCTGAAGATGAAGCACGGGAGTTGTATCCATTGCTGCTTAGAGGCAGCCCGGCTTGGACTGCGGTTCGCGTGCGAAGGTCTGTCCTGTCAAGGAGATTTTGAGGGATTTCTTTGATGAAGCGGGATGGGATGGATTCGACTTCGCCGAAACGATGCCGAACTGATGCCGATGTAAGGTATAATCGATGTCGCGCTCTGGTCGCTCCGACATAGAAGAGCCTTCGCTCCTCTTCCAACTGCAGCGGGTCATCAAATGATCTCTGCATGGGAAATAAACCTTCTTCAAGGCCGACCAGATAAACAGTGTCGTATTCCAATCCTTTAGCCGAATGAATGGTCATCATTGTGACCTTGTCGTCGATTTCACGATACTGGTCCAAATCTGTAAAGAGCGAAATCTCGGAGAGATATTCAACAAGATGCCCATCAGATCGCGCCCGGGCAAACTCGGCGGTACCTTCGATAAAGGCTTCCACGTTCTCAATTTTGGTTTGTCCCAGCACCGGGTCTTCGGATAACAGTTCGGTCAGAATGCTGATATCAGTCACAAGATTTTGGGTGAGCAAATCAACAGGAATGCTTGAGGCTTGGGCACGGTACTTTTCTATCATTTCAATGAACGGCTCGATGCGTTTGTATTTTCCGGCAAGCTCGGGGTACTGCGCCGACTGTCGGGCAATATCATAGCGGGAGCGCCCCTCTTTTCGGGCTAAGACGGCAATATCATCGACTGTTTTGTCTCCGATCCCGCGTTTGGGGTAGTTGATAACTCTTTCGAAGGAAATATCATCTTTTGGATTGGCTATAAGTTTCAGGTAGGCCAGAAGGTCTTTGATTTCTTTTCGCTGATAGAACGAGACGCCGCCGACAATCTGATAAGCAATATTATTCCGGCGGAATTGTTCTTCGAAAGCTCGTGACTGGGCATTGGTGCGATAGAGGATAACGGTCTGCTTTAATGATAACCCATCCGAGCCATTACGCCCGGAAATAATCCGTGTACACACTTCAGTCGCCTCGGCTTCGGCAGAATCGACCAGAAGCAGGCGAATCATATCTCCATCGCCGGCATCGGTCCAGAGTGTTTTCCCTTTGCGCTGGGAGTTATGTTTTATTACCGATGAGGCGGCTTTGAGAATGGCGCCGGTGGAGCGGTAATTTTGTTCAAGCTTGATTATTTTGGCGCCGGGATAGTCCTTTTCAAATCCGAGGATGTTCTGGATGTCGGCTCCGCGCCAGCCATAGATGGATTGGTCTTCGTCACCGACCACACAGATATTGTCATGGCCGCCCAGAAGATTCCTAAGCAAAAGATATTGCACACGGTTGGTGTCCTGGTATTCGTCGACCATGAGGTATTT
This genomic interval carries:
- a CDS encoding UvrD-helicase domain-containing protein — its product is MNWLLKDLNDPQREAVTTTEGPLLIIAGAGSGKTRVLTRRLAYILTERKAEPHQILAVTFTNKAAAEMKERVAQLVGAGAATMNVSTFHSFCARLLRREAHVIGYDNNFTIFDSADSLSLIKSCIKELGISDAQFPPKGQLRKISDAKNQLRSPEQFAATANGYFESRTATIYSLYQKRLRECGAMDFDDLITNTVWLLTNNTEIGEKYRRFFKYLMVDEYQDTNRVQYLLLRNLLGGHDNICVVGDEDQSIYGWRGADIQNILGFEKDYPGAKIIKLEQNYRSTGAILKAASSVIKHNSQRKGKTLWTDAGDGDMIRLLLVDSAEAEATEVCTRIISGRNGSDGLSLKQTVILYRTNAQSRAFEEQFRRNNIAYQIVGGVSFYQRKEIKDLLAYLKLIANPKDDISFERVINYPKRGIGDKTVDDIAVLARKEGRSRYDIARQSAQYPELAGKYKRIEPFIEMIEKYRAQASSIPVDLLTQNLVTDISILTELLSEDPVLGQTKIENVEAFIEGTAEFARARSDGHLVEYLSEISLFTDLDQYREIDDKVTMMTIHSAKGLEYDTVYLVGLEEGLFPMQRSFDDPLQLEEERRLFYVGATRARHRLYLTSASVRHRFGEVESIPSRFIKEIPQNLLDRTDLRTRTAVQAGLPLSSNGYNSRASSSERVVKTGVHYEYDENETMKIGRLVSHPTFGRGKIIKSDGFGDSLRLEIMFSGLGVKKIMARYAKLTLVG